Proteins encoded in a region of the Thermocaproicibacter melissae genome:
- the gltX gene encoding glutamate--tRNA ligase, which yields MPEKVRTRFAPSPTGFMHVGNLRTALFEYLIAKSNGGDFVLRIEDTDRERYVEGAVNVIYHTLEQVGIKHDEGPDIGGEYGPYVQSERKEIYKKYAEQLVKEGKAYYCFCSKERLDALHENKGENGGGYDRHCRNLPKEEVERLLAAGTPYVIRQKMPTEGSTTFNDVVYGPITIENKELEDQILLKSDGFPTYNFANVIDDHLMKITHVVRGCEYLTSTPKYNLLYEAFGWEVPTYIHLPLIMGKNADGSVSKLSKRHGSTGFEDLVKEGYLPEVIVNYIALLGWCPKDNREIFTLDELIQNFSIDGISKSPAVFDYEKLQWLNGEYLRAMTPEEFTRRAMPYYKEVFPKDERPWDVLTMILQPRVTRLTDIPEMLGFFRELPDYPVELFVNKKSKTTLENSADMLKAAIPVLQNLPEWTLNAIHDSMMDLVPKLGVKNGTLLWPVRIAASGQLVTPGGAFEILCILGREESLRRLNLGLKKLGA from the coding sequence ATGCCGGAGAAAGTTCGGACAAGGTTCGCCCCGAGTCCGACGGGCTTCATGCACGTCGGCAACCTGCGGACGGCACTTTTTGAATACCTGATCGCAAAATCAAACGGGGGAGACTTTGTACTCCGCATTGAGGATACCGACCGGGAACGTTATGTTGAGGGCGCTGTGAACGTTATCTACCACACACTCGAACAGGTCGGCATAAAGCACGATGAAGGGCCGGATATCGGCGGCGAGTACGGCCCCTATGTGCAGAGCGAGCGCAAAGAGATTTACAAAAAATACGCGGAGCAGCTCGTGAAGGAAGGCAAAGCCTACTACTGCTTCTGCTCCAAGGAGCGGCTTGACGCGCTGCATGAGAACAAGGGCGAAAACGGCGGAGGCTATGACCGCCACTGCCGCAATCTGCCGAAAGAAGAAGTGGAACGCCTTTTGGCTGCCGGAACGCCGTATGTCATCCGCCAGAAGATGCCCACAGAAGGCTCCACCACCTTCAACGATGTGGTCTACGGGCCAATTACCATCGAAAACAAGGAACTGGAAGACCAAATCCTGCTGAAGTCTGACGGATTCCCAACCTATAACTTCGCGAACGTCATTGACGACCATTTGATGAAAATTACGCATGTGGTGCGCGGGTGCGAATATCTGACCTCCACGCCGAAATATAACCTGCTTTATGAAGCCTTCGGGTGGGAGGTGCCGACTTACATCCACCTTCCGCTGATTATGGGCAAAAATGCGGACGGTTCCGTTTCCAAGCTGTCCAAGCGCCACGGCTCAACCGGATTTGAGGATCTCGTAAAAGAAGGATACCTGCCGGAAGTGATTGTGAACTACATAGCGCTTCTAGGCTGGTGCCCGAAAGACAATCGCGAGATTTTCACGCTGGATGAGCTGATTCAGAATTTCTCGATTGATGGAATCAGCAAATCGCCGGCCGTGTTTGACTATGAAAAACTCCAGTGGCTCAACGGAGAATATCTGCGTGCCATGACGCCGGAGGAGTTTACCCGCCGTGCGATGCCGTATTACAAAGAAGTTTTCCCAAAGGACGAGCGCCCGTGGGATGTGCTGACGATGATTCTGCAGCCCCGTGTCACTCGGCTGACGGACATCCCCGAAATGCTCGGCTTTTTCCGGGAACTTCCGGATTACCCCGTAGAACTGTTCGTCAACAAAAAGAGCAAAACGACGCTCGAGAATTCGGCAGATATGCTGAAAGCTGCCATTCCGGTGCTCCAGAATCTGCCTGAGTGGACGCTGAATGCGATTCATGACTCCATGATGGATCTTGTGCCCAAGCTCGGGGTTAAGAACGGTACCCTCCTGTGGCCTGTGCGCATCGCTGCGTCAGGGCAGCTGGTAACCCCGGGCGGGGCGTTTGAAATCCTCTGCATCCTCGGTAGGGAAGAATCCCTCAGACGGTTGAATCTCGGACTGAAAAAATTAGGTGCATAA
- a CDS encoding M15 family metallopeptidase produces the protein MKKIFLHAVAYVLLIVGGIFVCTFLLSTAYDAGVRSAQLAALSSTAAQKTSVSQAASQTDATSGADSSTQISSAVATVTQNPQNRCLVLVGPGNPFPSWYQPELTEIFGIKVDKAVVQPFTEMRTDASKDGIALWISSGYRSDSEQSTLFQREVEQYAKTSPTYSEAVAAAEHSVAKPGFSEHATGLAIDLNGVEDDFDRTPAFRWLQKHAHEYGFILRYPKDKENVTNIKYEPWHYRYVGTEAAAAMKKSGQCLEEYIAGKTSTSR, from the coding sequence ATGAAGAAAATTTTTCTGCATGCTGTCGCTTATGTGCTGCTGATTGTCGGCGGCATTTTCGTGTGTACCTTTTTGCTTTCCACCGCTTACGATGCAGGAGTGCGTTCGGCGCAGCTCGCCGCGTTGTCTTCTACAGCGGCTCAAAAGACCTCTGTATCGCAGGCAGCGTCCCAGACCGATGCGACGTCAGGGGCGGATTCATCAACGCAAATATCGTCTGCCGTAGCGACGGTAACACAGAATCCACAGAATCGCTGCCTTGTTCTGGTTGGGCCGGGCAATCCGTTCCCATCGTGGTATCAGCCCGAACTGACGGAGATTTTTGGAATCAAGGTTGACAAGGCGGTAGTCCAGCCGTTTACCGAAATGCGGACCGATGCCTCAAAAGACGGCATCGCTCTCTGGATTTCCTCAGGCTACCGGAGCGATTCGGAGCAGAGCACCCTCTTTCAGCGCGAGGTGGAGCAGTACGCGAAAACGTCACCCACCTATTCGGAAGCAGTCGCCGCCGCCGAACATTCCGTCGCAAAACCCGGTTTCAGCGAGCATGCCACGGGGTTAGCGATTGACCTCAACGGGGTCGAAGATGATTTCGACAGAACGCCGGCATTCCGCTGGCTGCAAAAGCATGCACACGAATACGGTTTCATTCTTCGCTACCCCAAGGATAAAGAGAATGTTACCAACATCAAGTACGAGCCGTGGCATTACCGCTATGTCGGAACAGAGGCCGCAGCGGCCATGAAAAAGTCCGGCCAGTGTTTAGAGGAGTATATCGCCGGAAAAACAAGTACCTCTCGTTGA
- the whiA gene encoding DNA-binding protein WhiA, whose amino-acid sequence MSFASDTKNELCRIEPQRCCRKAECYGLLLFGHSFSLQGVSLTTENLATARRAAQFAAEVAGAVMDVSAPQARKKDAVVCTVSAVGEEEARKVLACFGHTGHEINLHIGFANMENDCCQAAFLRGAFLSCGTVTSPEREYRLEFAVPYMNLANDLAGCIRDILELDLVPRVSRRKGAFVVYIKGGSRVADFLTFLGAPNAAMELMQVQMLKNLRNNVNRQTNFETANLEKTASAAAQEVLAIEKIQKHGMLDDLPEDLRELAELRLQNPDMSLRELGSQLSVPLSRSGVHHRLQRILAFAAKLR is encoded by the coding sequence ATGTCGTTTGCGTCGGATACCAAAAACGAACTGTGCAGGATTGAGCCGCAGCGTTGCTGTCGAAAGGCGGAATGCTACGGCCTGCTTTTGTTCGGGCACAGCTTTTCCTTGCAGGGAGTGTCTCTGACGACGGAGAACCTTGCTACTGCGCGCCGCGCGGCTCAGTTCGCGGCTGAGGTAGCGGGAGCCGTTATGGATGTTTCAGCCCCGCAGGCACGCAAGAAGGATGCCGTGGTCTGCACGGTTTCCGCAGTCGGAGAGGAGGAAGCAAGGAAAGTCCTCGCCTGCTTTGGCCACACCGGCCACGAGATAAATTTGCATATTGGCTTTGCCAACATGGAAAACGACTGCTGCCAGGCAGCTTTTTTGCGCGGCGCGTTCCTTTCCTGCGGAACCGTAACGTCACCGGAACGTGAATATCGTCTGGAATTTGCTGTGCCGTACATGAACCTTGCAAACGACCTTGCCGGATGTATCCGCGACATTTTGGAACTTGACCTTGTTCCCCGCGTCTCGCGCAGAAAGGGCGCATTTGTTGTCTACATCAAGGGTGGTTCGCGGGTAGCGGACTTTTTGACGTTCCTCGGTGCACCGAACGCCGCAATGGAATTGATGCAGGTGCAGATGCTCAAAAACCTGCGCAACAACGTGAACCGCCAGACGAATTTTGAAACGGCGAATCTGGAAAAAACGGCATCCGCCGCGGCGCAGGAAGTGCTGGCAATCGAGAAGATTCAAAAACACGGAATGCTTGATGACCTGCCGGAAGACCTTCGGGAGCTTGCCGAACTGCGTTTGCAGAATCCGGATATGTCGCTGCGCGAACTCGGCAGTCAGCTTTCCGTTCCGCTGAGTCGTTCCGGTGTTCATCACCGGCTTCAGCGAATCCTCGCTTTTGCCGCAAAGCTTCGGTAG
- a CDS encoding putative heavy metal-binding protein: MIITTTPSVEGKHITRYYGIVCGEVVAGVDFVRDLAAGISNFFGGRSGSYEDELIRARDEAINEMGRRADAMGANAIVGVKLDYEVLGANNGMLMVSASGTAVHIE; the protein is encoded by the coding sequence ATGATTATTACAACAACCCCATCCGTGGAAGGCAAACACATTACGAGATATTACGGCATTGTCTGCGGTGAGGTCGTCGCGGGTGTCGACTTTGTGCGCGATTTAGCAGCCGGTATCAGCAACTTTTTTGGAGGCCGCTCCGGCTCCTATGAAGATGAACTGATTCGGGCGCGTGATGAAGCCATCAACGAAATGGGCAGGCGCGCGGATGCGATGGGGGCCAATGCGATTGTCGGCGTAAAGCTCGACTACGAGGTTCTCGGCGCAAACAACGGCATGCTCATGGTTTCCGCTTCCGGAACCGCAGTGCACATCGAGTAA
- a CDS encoding DNA polymerase III subunit alpha: MFVHLHVHSEYSLLDGACRIKQLVDTAAERNMPAVAITDHGVMYGAIDFYKAAKARGIKPIIGCEVYVAQRTRFDRVHELDSEHRHLVLLCENDTGYRNLIAMVSKSWTEGFYSKPRVDFELLEQYHEGLIALSACLAGEVARDLTAGDYEAAKQAALHYDSIFGRGNFYLELQDHGLREQKAINPSIIRIARETGIPLVVTNDCHYINPEDSEMHRILLCIQTNHTIEDKDGMEFGSDQFYFKTEEEMRALFPQLPEAADNTVKIAERCNVEFEFGKTKLPRFDTPTGEDNVAYFRRLCMEGLIRRYGENPDQSIRDRLNYELETIEKMGYVNYYLIVHDFVRHAKEVGIPVGPGRGSGAGSLAAYCIGITGIDPIRYNLLFERFLNPERVSMPDFDIDFADDRRPEMIDYVVNKYGSDHVAQIVTFGTMAARGSIRDVGRAMAMSYAAVDEIAKLIPSELNITLDKALEASGELKQRYDSDPQVKKLIDMARRLEGMPRNASTHAAGVVITDRPVSEYVPLAKNGDSVVTQYTMTALDELGLLKMDFLGLRNLSVIRRAQDMIEKREPGFRIENIPMDDHEVFEMLAAGTTDGVFQFESGGMRNVMVQLHPESIEDLIAVISLYRPGPMESIPRYLENRHHPDKITYRHPLLKDILSVTNGCIVYQEQVMQIFRTLAGYSLGRADIVRRAMSKKKKDVMAREKEIFIHGLTDENGNVIVEGCVRRGVDEATAEAIYGEMASFASYAFNKSHAAAYAVVSYQTAYLKCHYPREYMASLLTSVLDNTNKLSTYIAECLRLGIRVLPPHVNESESGFTVAGKDIRFGLLAIRNLGRGFIDQLVAERKKNGPYTSFYDFCKRMFDGLNRRTLENLVKSGALDNLGLNRRQMLTSAESVLDTLAENKKHNVEGQIGFFDAAQTNGQDEFKVPPMPELSMNDQLEMEKEATGMYLSGHPMAAYAGRYAELQAVRIGDILEEAKEGSGSLRDGATVNVLGIITKVQLKVTKSNSTMAFVTLEDLYGSIRVLVFPKSLTEYAGLIAEGKILKVSGRISVRDENEVELICQTVQEIPAAGQSGAAAQESAHPNRRPGLYLKVRSKDDPGYRKAMQYIAIFDGATPLYIYFSESKKLMAAPLSMRVSVNDVLLRELRKVLGEKNVAFVENMQQKSI; this comes from the coding sequence ATGTTTGTCCATCTCCATGTGCACAGTGAATACAGCCTGCTTGACGGCGCCTGCCGCATTAAACAGTTGGTAGATACTGCTGCGGAGCGAAATATGCCCGCTGTTGCCATTACCGACCACGGCGTAATGTACGGCGCGATTGATTTTTACAAGGCTGCAAAAGCCCGCGGCATTAAGCCGATTATCGGCTGCGAAGTCTATGTGGCACAGCGCACGCGCTTTGACCGCGTCCATGAACTCGATTCCGAACATCGCCATCTGGTGCTGCTGTGCGAAAATGACACCGGCTACCGGAACTTGATTGCCATGGTGTCGAAATCTTGGACGGAGGGGTTCTATTCCAAGCCGCGCGTCGATTTTGAACTGCTTGAGCAGTACCATGAAGGTCTCATAGCCCTCTCGGCGTGCCTAGCGGGTGAGGTCGCGCGCGACCTCACTGCAGGGGACTATGAAGCCGCAAAGCAGGCTGCCCTTCACTATGACAGCATTTTCGGCAGGGGCAATTTCTACCTTGAGCTGCAGGACCACGGCCTACGGGAACAGAAAGCAATCAACCCCTCCATCATCCGCATCGCGCGCGAAACGGGAATTCCGCTTGTGGTCACGAATGACTGCCACTATATCAACCCCGAAGACAGCGAAATGCACCGCATTCTGCTTTGCATCCAGACGAACCATACTATCGAAGACAAAGACGGCATGGAGTTCGGCAGCGACCAGTTTTACTTCAAGACGGAAGAAGAGATGCGCGCCCTGTTCCCGCAGCTGCCGGAGGCCGCTGACAACACAGTGAAAATTGCCGAGCGCTGCAATGTGGAGTTTGAATTCGGCAAAACCAAGCTGCCTCGTTTCGATACGCCTACGGGCGAAGACAATGTCGCCTATTTTCGCCGCCTTTGCATGGAAGGCCTCATCCGCCGCTACGGAGAAAATCCAGACCAGTCGATTCGCGACAGGCTAAATTACGAGCTTGAAACGATTGAGAAGATGGGGTACGTCAACTACTACCTCATCGTGCACGATTTTGTCCGCCACGCCAAAGAAGTCGGTATTCCTGTCGGCCCCGGCCGCGGCTCGGGCGCTGGCAGCCTTGCGGCTTACTGCATTGGAATCACGGGCATAGACCCGATTCGCTACAATCTGCTGTTTGAACGCTTCCTGAATCCGGAGCGCGTCAGTATGCCGGATTTCGATATCGACTTTGCGGATGACCGCCGCCCGGAAATGATTGATTATGTGGTGAACAAATACGGCAGCGACCATGTGGCGCAGATTGTCACATTCGGCACCATGGCGGCAAGGGGCTCCATCCGCGACGTCGGCAGGGCGATGGCCATGTCGTACGCGGCGGTGGATGAAATTGCCAAGCTGATTCCCTCGGAGCTAAATATCACGCTTGATAAAGCTTTGGAGGCCTCCGGGGAGCTCAAACAGCGTTACGACTCCGACCCGCAGGTGAAAAAACTGATTGACATGGCGCGTCGGCTCGAGGGCATGCCGCGCAACGCCTCGACCCACGCCGCCGGTGTGGTTATCACCGATAGGCCTGTTTCGGAATATGTTCCGCTTGCCAAGAACGGCGATTCCGTTGTAACGCAGTACACCATGACGGCTTTGGACGAGCTTGGCCTGCTGAAAATGGACTTCCTCGGCCTGCGCAACCTTTCGGTTATCCGCAGGGCGCAGGATATGATTGAGAAACGGGAACCGGGCTTCCGCATTGAGAATATCCCGATGGACGACCATGAAGTCTTTGAGATGCTTGCTGCCGGAACGACGGACGGCGTGTTCCAGTTTGAATCCGGCGGAATGCGCAACGTGATGGTGCAGCTTCACCCGGAAAGCATTGAAGACCTCATTGCCGTTATTTCGCTTTACCGCCCCGGCCCGATGGAATCCATTCCGCGCTACCTCGAAAACCGCCATCATCCGGACAAAATCACATATCGCCATCCTCTCCTGAAGGATATTCTGAGCGTTACAAACGGCTGCATCGTCTATCAGGAGCAAGTGATGCAGATTTTCCGCACGCTCGCCGGTTATTCGCTCGGCCGTGCCGATATCGTGCGCCGCGCTATGAGCAAGAAGAAAAAAGATGTTATGGCGCGTGAAAAGGAGATTTTCATCCACGGTCTGACGGATGAGAACGGAAATGTCATCGTTGAAGGCTGTGTGCGCCGCGGCGTTGACGAAGCGACCGCCGAAGCCATTTACGGTGAAATGGCAAGTTTCGCTTCGTATGCGTTCAATAAGTCCCACGCTGCGGCTTACGCCGTTGTCAGTTACCAGACGGCGTACCTCAAGTGCCATTATCCGCGCGAATATATGGCTTCGCTGCTCACAAGCGTGCTGGATAATACCAATAAGCTTTCCACTTATATTGCCGAATGCCTGCGGCTGGGTATTCGCGTTCTTCCTCCCCATGTCAACGAGAGCGAGAGCGGCTTCACTGTCGCCGGAAAAGATATCCGCTTCGGGTTGCTCGCCATTCGCAATCTCGGCAGGGGCTTTATCGACCAGCTTGTGGCAGAGCGCAAGAAGAACGGACCATATACTTCTTTCTACGATTTTTGCAAGAGGATGTTTGATGGGCTGAACCGCCGCACACTGGAGAACCTTGTCAAGAGCGGAGCGCTGGACAATCTCGGGTTGAACCGCCGCCAGATGCTCACATCGGCAGAGTCCGTGCTCGACACCCTCGCCGAGAATAAAAAGCATAATGTAGAGGGACAAATCGGCTTTTTTGATGCGGCCCAAACGAACGGACAGGATGAATTCAAGGTTCCGCCCATGCCGGAACTCAGCATGAACGACCAGCTCGAAATGGAAAAAGAAGCAACCGGCATGTATCTTTCCGGCCATCCGATGGCGGCGTATGCCGGCAGGTATGCGGAGCTTCAGGCGGTGCGCATCGGCGATATTCTCGAGGAAGCAAAGGAAGGCAGCGGCAGCCTGCGCGACGGAGCTACCGTGAATGTGCTCGGAATCATCACCAAAGTCCAGCTCAAGGTGACGAAGAGCAACAGCACCATGGCCTTTGTTACGCTGGAAGACCTCTACGGCTCGATTCGTGTGCTCGTTTTCCCGAAATCGCTCACGGAATACGCCGGATTGATTGCCGAAGGCAAAATCCTGAAAGTGTCCGGGCGCATCAGTGTGCGGGACGAGAATGAGGTGGAACTCATCTGCCAGACCGTGCAGGAAATTCCGGCAGCGGGGCAGAGCGGTGCTGCGGCGCAGGAAAGCGCTCATCCGAACAGACGCCCGGGGCTTTATCTGAAAGTGCGCAGCAAGGACGACCCGGGTTACCGCAAGGCGATGCAGTATATCGCGATCTTTGACGGAGCAACTCCTCTGTATATCTATTTTTCGGAATCGAAAAAACTGATGGCGGCACCTCTCTCCATGCGCGTCAGCGTCAATGATGTCCTTCTGCGGGAGCTTCGGAAGGTCTTGGGCGAGAAAAATGTTGCCTTTGTAGAGAACATGCAACAAAAGTCCATATAG
- a CDS encoding glutamine--tRNA ligase/YqeY domain fusion protein → MSEEIVTNGAEESSGNFIHTLIEKDIAPGGRFEGKRVHTRFPPEPNGYLHIGHAKAICIDFGTAEKYGGLCNLRMDDTNPTKEDEEYVEAIKEDIKWLGFDWEDRFYYASDYFPKMYELAVDLIKRGLAYVCELTPEQMREYRGDLTHPAISPYRDRPIEESLDLFRRMRDGEFEDGKMTLRAKIDLASGNFNLRDPVIYRINHQPHHRTGTTWCIYPMYDFAHPIEDALEGVTHSLCSLEFEDHRPLYDWVIEHVNLPSKPRQIEFARLNINNTVMSKRKLRRLVEEGYVSGWDDPRMPTLCGLRRRGYTPASIRNFCERIGVAKVNSTVDYAFLEHCLREDLNENARRAMAVLDPIRLVITNYPQGKTETFELENNPQKPEAGTRSVTFSRELWIEREDFMEVPEKKYFRLFPGNEVRLKAAYVVKCTGCEKDADGNVTTVYAEYDPATSGGNTPDGRKVKSTIHWLDVKTAIDAEVRLYDRLFTVPNPEDGDYINELNPNSLIVRKGCKVEPWLADAKKNESFQFLRHGYFCADNRDFTHDHPVFNRSVSLKDSYKK, encoded by the coding sequence ATGAGCGAAGAAATCGTAACAAACGGAGCGGAAGAAAGCTCCGGCAACTTTATCCATACCCTGATTGAAAAGGACATTGCACCCGGCGGAAGATTTGAGGGAAAACGAGTGCACACGCGTTTTCCTCCGGAACCGAACGGATATCTGCACATCGGTCACGCCAAAGCGATTTGCATTGATTTCGGCACAGCGGAAAAGTACGGCGGTTTGTGTAATCTTCGCATGGACGACACAAACCCCACCAAGGAAGACGAGGAGTATGTCGAAGCCATCAAGGAAGATATCAAGTGGCTCGGTTTCGACTGGGAAGACCGCTTTTACTATGCTTCCGATTACTTCCCGAAGATGTACGAACTTGCGGTGGACCTCATCAAACGCGGCCTTGCCTATGTGTGCGAACTTACACCGGAGCAGATGCGCGAATACCGCGGTGATTTGACGCACCCGGCCATCAGCCCATACCGTGATCGTCCGATTGAAGAAAGCCTTGACCTTTTCCGCCGCATGAGAGATGGGGAGTTTGAAGACGGAAAAATGACGCTGCGGGCGAAAATCGACCTCGCGTCAGGCAACTTCAATCTGCGCGACCCGGTCATCTACCGCATCAATCATCAGCCGCACCACCGCACAGGAACAACGTGGTGCATTTACCCGATGTACGACTTTGCGCACCCGATTGAAGACGCCCTGGAAGGCGTGACACATTCGCTCTGTTCTCTGGAATTTGAGGATCATCGCCCGCTTTACGATTGGGTGATTGAACATGTCAATCTGCCTTCCAAACCGCGTCAGATTGAATTTGCACGCCTCAACATCAACAACACCGTCATGAGTAAGCGCAAGCTGCGCAGACTTGTGGAGGAAGGTTATGTTTCCGGCTGGGACGATCCGCGTATGCCGACCCTTTGCGGCCTTCGCCGCCGCGGATATACGCCGGCATCCATTCGCAATTTCTGCGAACGCATCGGTGTGGCCAAGGTCAACAGCACGGTTGACTACGCATTTTTGGAGCATTGCCTGAGGGAAGACCTCAATGAAAACGCCCGCCGCGCAATGGCCGTGCTGGACCCAATCCGTCTTGTCATCACCAATTACCCCCAAGGGAAAACGGAGACCTTTGAGCTGGAAAACAACCCGCAGAAGCCTGAGGCCGGCACGCGTAGCGTTACGTTCTCCCGCGAACTGTGGATTGAACGCGAGGATTTCATGGAAGTCCCCGAGAAGAAATACTTCCGTCTGTTCCCCGGCAACGAGGTTCGCCTGAAAGCGGCGTACGTCGTCAAGTGCACCGGCTGTGAAAAAGACGCCGACGGCAATGTTACAACCGTCTACGCCGAATATGACCCCGCAACTAGCGGCGGCAATACGCCCGACGGCCGCAAGGTGAAAAGCACGATTCACTGGCTCGATGTCAAAACGGCAATTGACGCAGAAGTACGCCTCTACGATAGGCTCTTTACCGTTCCGAACCCGGAAGACGGCGATTACATTAATGAACTGAACCCGAATTCCCTAATTGTACGAAAGGGCTGCAAGGTGGAACCTTGGCTTGCCGATGCAAAGAAGAACGAGTCGTTCCAGTTCCTGCGGCATGGTTACTTCTGTGCCGATAACCGCGATTTTACGCATGACCACCCTGTTTTCAACCGTTCAGTCTCCTTGAAAGACAGTTACAAGAAATAA
- a CDS encoding late competence development ComFB family protein: protein MNKVVHNVMEEYVQQTLNEVWDSLDCCKCDQCKTDIMSLALNQLKPHYVSTELGKAFVKVNTMSSQFEIDILTAIYEAAKIVKENPRHGKKQAK from the coding sequence ATGAACAAAGTTGTTCATAATGTCATGGAGGAATACGTCCAGCAGACACTAAATGAGGTGTGGGACAGCCTCGACTGCTGTAAGTGCGACCAGTGCAAAACGGATATTATGTCTCTGGCACTCAATCAGCTGAAACCGCATTATGTCAGCACGGAGCTTGGAAAAGCGTTCGTAAAAGTAAACACCATGTCCAGCCAGTTTGAAATTGATATTCTGACTGCCATTTACGAGGCAGCGAAAATCGTAAAAGAGAATCCCCGCCACGGAAAGAAACAAGCAAAATAG
- the rapZ gene encoding RNase adapter RapZ — protein MDFIIVTGLSGAGKTRAINALEDIGFFCADNIPPQLIQTFYEMAQQSHGSLSHVAVVTDIRGGDMFSKLLSTLDQMDAERKVYKILFLDASDYVLINRFKETRRKHPLAENCLGSLEQAVKLERDVLRPVKERADYIIDTSYLSPAQLKERISSLFLGDASDAMKIHCLSFGFKFGMPTEADLVFDVRCLPNPFYVENLKHLTGLDKPVQDYVLGSEETKGFVSRLFSLIDYMIPLYCNEGKSQLVIAIGCTGGHHRSVTLAQVLYEHLIEQNLRVSVNHRDIQRK, from the coding sequence ATGGATTTTATCATTGTAACGGGACTTTCAGGAGCTGGGAAAACACGCGCAATCAACGCATTGGAGGACATCGGCTTTTTCTGTGCCGACAACATTCCGCCGCAGCTGATTCAGACATTTTATGAAATGGCGCAGCAGTCGCACGGTTCGCTGTCGCACGTTGCAGTCGTGACCGATATCCGCGGCGGCGATATGTTCTCCAAGCTGCTCTCTACGCTTGACCAGATGGACGCAGAGCGCAAAGTTTATAAAATCCTGTTTCTCGATGCCAGCGATTACGTCCTCATCAACCGGTTTAAAGAAACAAGGCGCAAACATCCGCTTGCAGAAAACTGCCTCGGATCGCTGGAACAGGCCGTCAAGCTGGAACGGGATGTACTTCGCCCCGTCAAGGAACGTGCGGATTACATCATTGATACTTCCTATCTTTCACCCGCTCAACTCAAAGAACGCATTTCGAGCTTGTTCCTCGGCGATGCTTCCGATGCCATGAAGATTCATTGCCTTTCGTTCGGCTTCAAATTCGGAATGCCTACGGAGGCCGACCTCGTGTTCGACGTAAGGTGTCTGCCGAACCCGTTCTATGTGGAGAACCTCAAACACCTGACAGGCCTCGACAAGCCGGTTCAGGACTATGTCCTGGGCTCCGAAGAAACAAAGGGCTTTGTTTCTCGTTTGTTCAGCCTCATTGACTACATGATTCCGCTCTACTGCAACGAAGGAAAAAGCCAGCTCGTGATTGCCATTGGCTGCACCGGAGGGCACCACCGTTCCGTTACGCTTGCACAGGTGCTGTATGAACACCTGATTGAGCAGAATCTGCGCGTGAGTGTCAACCACAGAGATATTCAAAGAAAGTAG
- the pfkA gene encoding 6-phosphofructokinase, which produces MALKSIAVLTSGGDAPGMNAAVRAVVRTGISYGMRVVGVLRGYNGLLNGDVMEMNLRSVSDIIHRGGTILYTARSPEFNTPEGVQKAADNCRKMGIDGVVVIGGDGSFRGARDLTNAGIPCIGIPGTIDNDIASSEYTIGFDTAMNTAVEMVDRLRDTMESHDRCSVVEVMGRRCGDLALQTGIAVGATSILVPEIPYDFQRDIIDRMTFTQKTGKKHFIIIVAEGVGGVDKLAKDIEQATGIETRATVLGHVQRGGSPTLRDRVVGSQMGAIAAKKLYEGYSNRVIVMRGGRIVDLDITEALNMKRVFDKELYDIALRISI; this is translated from the coding sequence ATGGCGCTAAAATCCATTGCCGTTTTGACCAGCGGCGGCGACGCTCCCGGCATGAATGCTGCTGTGCGCGCAGTTGTCAGAACAGGCATTTCTTACGGAATGCGAGTGGTAGGAGTCTTAAGAGGTTACAACGGCCTGCTGAACGGTGACGTTATGGAAATGAATCTCCGTTCGGTTTCCGATATCATTCACCGCGGCGGAACGATTCTCTATACGGCACGCAGCCCCGAATTCAATACACCGGAAGGTGTGCAGAAGGCGGCGGATAACTGCCGCAAAATGGGCATTGACGGTGTCGTTGTCATCGGCGGCGACGGTTCGTTCCGCGGAGCACGCGACCTGACAAATGCAGGCATTCCTTGCATCGGAATTCCGGGTACCATCGACAACGACATTGCGTCGAGCGAATACACCATCGGTTTTGACACGGCCATGAATACCGCCGTTGAGATGGTAGACCGTTTGCGCGATACCATGGAGTCCCACGACCGCTGCAGTGTCGTGGAAGTTATGGGCCGCAGGTGCGGCGACCTCGCTTTGCAAACCGGTATTGCGGTTGGTGCAACGAGCATCCTTGTGCCGGAAATTCCGTACGATTTCCAGAGAGATATTATCGACCGCATGACTTTCACCCAGAAAACCGGCAAAAAGCACTTCATCATCATTGTTGCCGAGGGTGTCGGCGGCGTTGACAAGCTGGCAAAGGATATTGAACAGGCTACGGGCATTGAGACGAGAGCAACGGTTCTCGGCCATGTGCAGCGCGGCGGCTCGCCGACTCTTCGCGACCGTGTCGTCGGAAGCCAGATGGGTGCGATAGCCGCAAAGAAACTGTATGAAGGTTACAGCAACCGTGTTATTGTCATGCGCGGCGGCCGCATTGTTGACCTCGATATCACCGAGGCACTGAACATGAAGCGCGTATTTGACAAGGAACTGTATGATATCGCTTTGCGTATTTCCATCTGA